In a single window of the Flavobacteriales bacterium genome:
- a CDS encoding PAS domain-containing protein — MGYSNEDIQNALKGKGEHQQFFHDEYLSAIDQYYKEILDLPDGEKKELIYRVRDKTGNWQWMRKISSVFYRDENGAPTQVLNSFENITEQKENESRIFESEARNRALIEAVPGHIFRINSAGEFIDCKIGPTEIDIFNPKTRTRGSFDQITSMNLDEMLPPDYLSSFKHHLSKVLETGQHQYLEFDFYIDGQLRSFEISLVRSGVDEITTVINEVTDSKIKQRLIKNRLKFVEQFNEISSKLIGVSIDRIDENIRGVLEFVAEYTGVDRAYVFQIDEEGTHVDLTYAWNRDGVRWLGEVLPRVSTEPFGWFREKMEAGENVVRALDPERVKTYPKLIQQILSQLGNKSFENIPLQESGHVYGFAGFDSVSNFRTWTKEELRIYLFTARLISSALLRKETEFKLIESREKAIEASTAKENFLSTMSHEIRTPFNAIVGMTHLLEKTDLSEKQVETLNVVKFSSDNLLNLINDILDFSKIQSGRIELKVTDFSLNELGTSLRNAFLPKAQKKGLDYNVICADKSPEYLRGDTAKLLQILGTLISNAIKFTNEGEEKAEAKFLSEEDDQIFIRFEVMDTGIGIHPDKHSEVFECFVQEDSSTTRNYGGTGLGLAIVRTLLLHMGSDIHLDSNKNEGSRFNSTRALNEVRPVRKPD, encoded by the coding sequence TTGGGCTATTCCAACGAGGATATTCAAAATGCCTTGAAAGGCAAAGGTGAGCACCAGCAATTCTTTCACGATGAGTATTTGTCGGCCATCGATCAGTACTACAAGGAGATTCTCGATTTACCCGATGGCGAAAAGAAAGAACTCATATATCGGGTTCGAGATAAAACGGGCAATTGGCAATGGATGCGGAAGATCAGTTCGGTCTTTTATCGCGATGAAAACGGAGCGCCCACTCAGGTACTCAATAGCTTCGAAAACATTACCGAGCAAAAGGAAAACGAATCCCGCATTTTTGAATCGGAGGCGCGAAACCGGGCCTTGATCGAAGCGGTTCCCGGTCATATTTTCCGAATCAATAGTGCAGGGGAGTTTATTGACTGCAAGATCGGTCCGACCGAAATCGACATATTCAATCCCAAGACCCGTACACGCGGTTCGTTCGACCAGATCACTTCCATGAATCTCGATGAAATGTTGCCGCCCGATTACCTCTCGAGTTTTAAGCATCATCTCAGTAAAGTGCTGGAAACAGGGCAACACCAATACCTCGAGTTCGACTTTTACATCGACGGGCAATTGCGCAGCTTTGAAATTTCGTTGGTTCGCAGTGGTGTTGATGAGATCACTACGGTGATTAACGAAGTCACCGACTCAAAGATCAAGCAACGACTCATAAAGAACCGCCTCAAGTTCGTAGAGCAATTCAACGAAATCAGTTCAAAGCTCATTGGGGTTTCCATCGACCGGATCGATGAGAATATCCGCGGGGTACTCGAGTTCGTCGCTGAGTATACGGGAGTCGATCGGGCTTATGTTTTCCAGATCGACGAAGAAGGAACGCATGTCGACCTCACCTATGCGTGGAACAGAGATGGAGTGCGTTGGCTCGGAGAGGTTCTTCCAAGAGTGAGTACAGAGCCCTTTGGATGGTTCCGTGAGAAAATGGAAGCGGGAGAGAACGTGGTTCGCGCACTCGACCCGGAGCGGGTAAAGACTTACCCAAAACTTATTCAGCAAATCCTCAGCCAATTGGGGAATAAGAGTTTTGAGAACATTCCACTACAAGAATCTGGGCACGTATACGGTTTCGCAGGTTTTGATTCCGTTTCGAACTTCCGCACGTGGACCAAGGAAGAGTTGCGGATTTATTTGTTTACGGCTCGTCTGATCTCTAGTGCCTTGCTGCGAAAAGAGACGGAGTTCAAACTCATTGAGTCTCGCGAGAAGGCCATAGAGGCCAGCACTGCCAAGGAGAACTTTTTATCGACCATGAGCCACGAGATCCGTACTCCGTTCAATGCTATTGTCGGTATGACCCATCTGCTCGAGAAGACCGACCTCTCTGAAAAGCAGGTCGAGACGCTGAATGTGGTCAAGTTCAGTTCTGATAACCTACTGAACCTCATCAACGATATCCTCGACTTCAGCAAGATCCAGTCGGGCCGTATTGAGCTTAAGGTAACCGATTTTTCATTGAACGAGTTAGGGACGAGCCTGCGCAATGCCTTTTTACCCAAAGCGCAGAAAAAAGGACTCGATTACAACGTCATTTGCGCCGACAAGAGTCCTGAATATTTGCGGGGCGATACAGCTAAGTTGCTTCAAATTCTGGGTACCCTGATCTCCAACGCGATTAAGTTTACCAATGAAGGGGAGGAAAAGGCAGAAGCCAAGTTTTTAAGCGAAGAAGACGACCAGATCTTCATTCGCTTTGAGGTAATGGATACCGGAATCGGCATTCACCCCGACAAACACTCGGAGGTGTTTGAGTGCTTTGTACAGGAAGACTCAAGCACGACGCGTAACTACGGAGGAACCGGACTCGGATTGGCAATTGTGCGGACCCTCCTGTTACACATGGGTAGTGATATTCACCTTGACAGTAACAAGAATGAGGGCTCTCGCTTTAATTCGACCCGAGCTTTGAACGAGGTGAGGCCGGTACGCAAACCGGACTGA